Part of the Candidatus Zixiibacteriota bacterium genome, TGATCATGCGTGCGGAGTTTCTCTTTCTGGATTCCGAGATCGAGATAGTACTGCCAGCGTTGTTCTTTCCAATACTCGAACCACTTCTCATCCTCGGATGGATGAATGAAGAACTGCATCTCCATCTGCTCGAATTCGCGCGTACGGAAGATGAAATTGCCGGGTGTAATCTCGTTGCGGAACGCCTTGCCGATCTGCGCGATTCCGAACGGGACTCTTTGACGCGACGGCTGCAGGACATTGTGGAAATTGACATAGATTCCCTGTGCAGTCTCGGGACGGAGATAGACAACCGCGGAATCCTCCTCGACCGGTCCCATGAAGGTCTTGAACATCAGATTGAACATGCGCGGTTCGGTGAGATCGCATCCGTTTTCGACCGGCGATTTCGACGGCTTGTTCGGGCAGCGCGCCTCGCTGAGCGTATCGGCTCGGAATCGTGCCTTGCAGGTGCGGCAATCGACCATCGGATCGGTGAATCCTGCTACGTGACCGGAGGCTTCCCAGACTTTCGGATGCATCAGAATTGCGGCATCCAGACCCTCGACATCATCCCGCTTTTGGGTCATCGTGGTCCACCAGTCGTTCTTGAGATTGCGTTTCAGTTCGACGCCGAGCGGACCGTAGTCGTAGCAGCTTCCAATTCCACCGTAGATCTCTGATGACGGGAAAATATACCCGCGCCGTTTACAGAGAGAGACAATTCTATCCATCAGATCGTTGCTTTTCGCCTTAGCCACAGAGACCTCCTTGACCTATTCAGCAGGCTTGATGCGATCGAGAAAATCGAGGGACGCCAGCTTGGGCGCCCGTTCAGTATGGATGGAAAGAAACTTAAGAAGCATCGCGCGGACAAGCTTTTTCT contains:
- a CDS encoding glycine--tRNA ligase, which gives rise to MDRIVSLCKRRGYIFPSSEIYGGIGSCYDYGPLGVELKRNLKNDWWTTMTQKRDDVEGLDAAILMHPKVWEASGHVAGFTDPMVDCRTCKARFRADTLSEARCPNKPSKSPVENGCDLTEPRMFNLMFKTFMGPVEEDSAVVYLRPETAQGIYVNFHNVLQPSRQRVPFGIAQIGKAFRNEITPGNFIFRTREFEQMEMQFFIHPSEDEKWFEYWKEQRWQYYLDLGIQKEKLRTHDHGPDELAHYAKKAIDIEYEYPFGWKELEGVHNRTDFDLTRHAEHSGKDLRYYDDQRKEKFLPYIIETSAGCDRTLLTILVDAYREEEVKGEMRVVLSIAPKLAPVKVGVFPLVKKDGMPEIALEIYHDLKQNFKCFYDDGGAVGRRYRRQDEAGTPYCITIDGQTKEDETVTLRDRDTMDQDRIKIADLKKLIIDKIA